One genomic window of Thalassolituus hydrocarboniclasticus includes the following:
- a CDS encoding peptidylprolyl isomerase: MKNYAVFFAVMLSFLLPAQTSAGIQYSLEDEEQIARVGDLTLSRTLLDIFLHKQQKAAQASGKTLTLQTILQQLLDDALMAEYARTHLTAGQLNPENRVAFAASVERHNRLVALLRGYFNEQIVASVNALPGKNFSSLVQWNPELNVERLNALIKLQPGLTIDLTPEQKTAAAGFAVLNTELAEGGKVSLLDIYQRQNVQGRLALQSGNLDYLQQQTRLYVGGLYVLNWAKKQLSKADWQALQQVILNQEQRSRLQASMGINMDIHDDNPALRARAARITDAELQAGYNEHKDDFRVVERAKVRHIRVADQAQADAIVAEIRGGLSFADAVKRYSIAADKDKGGELGWLKRGEKDRTWLHSVAFVQPAGQVSPAFRSPQNEGDVVYEILWVDERVDGYLPLSDEGVRYELSHELARAALQQEMQALQKKLRNDADIHLNRRLQPQS, from the coding sequence ATGAAAAACTACGCCGTATTCTTTGCCGTTATGCTGTCTTTTCTGTTGCCTGCCCAGACATCGGCAGGTATTCAGTACAGTCTGGAAGATGAAGAGCAGATTGCCCGTGTTGGAGATCTGACCCTGAGCCGAACCCTGCTGGATATTTTTCTGCATAAACAGCAGAAAGCCGCGCAGGCCAGCGGTAAAACCCTGACCCTGCAAACCATTCTGCAACAGTTACTCGATGACGCCTTAATGGCGGAATACGCCCGCACGCACCTGACAGCCGGGCAGCTGAATCCGGAAAACCGCGTGGCTTTTGCCGCCAGCGTTGAACGTCATAACCGGTTGGTCGCTTTATTGCGCGGTTATTTCAATGAGCAGATTGTTGCCAGCGTAAATGCCTTACCGGGAAAAAACTTTTCCAGTCTGGTGCAGTGGAATCCTGAACTGAATGTGGAACGCCTGAATGCGCTGATTAAATTACAGCCAGGGCTGACCATTGATCTGACCCCGGAACAGAAAACCGCAGCTGCCGGTTTTGCCGTGCTGAACACGGAACTGGCGGAAGGCGGTAAAGTCAGTCTGCTGGATATTTATCAGCGTCAGAATGTGCAGGGCCGCCTGGCGTTGCAGAGCGGCAATCTTGATTATTTACAGCAGCAGACACGGTTATACGTCGGTGGTCTGTATGTTCTGAACTGGGCGAAAAAGCAGCTCAGTAAGGCAGACTGGCAGGCACTGCAACAGGTAATCCTTAATCAGGAACAACGTTCACGCCTGCAGGCCAGCATGGGGATTAATATGGATATTCATGATGATAATCCGGCCCTGCGTGCACGGGCGGCCAGAATTACCGACGCCGAATTACAGGCCGGCTATAACGAACATAAAGACGATTTTCGCGTGGTCGAGCGTGCCAAAGTGCGGCATATCCGCGTCGCTGATCAGGCGCAGGCCGATGCCATCGTCGCCGAAATCCGCGGCGGCCTGTCCTTTGCCGATGCAGTAAAGCGCTATTCCATTGCCGCTGATAAAGATAAAGGCGGTGAGCTGGGCTGGCTTAAACGTGGTGAAAAAGACCGCACCTGGCTGCACTCGGTAGCTTTTGTGCAGCCCGCCGGGCAGGTGTCGCCTGCATTCCGCAGTCCGCAGAACGAAGGCGATGTTGTGTACGAAATTCTCTGGGTGGATGAGCGGGTGGATGGCTATTTACCGCTGAGTGATGAAGGCGTGCGGTATGAGCTTTCGCATGAACTGGCACGGGCAGCTTTGCAGCAGGAGATGCAGGCGCTGCAGAAAAAATTGCGCAACGATGCCGATATTCACCTTAATCGTCGTCTGCAACCACAGAGCTGA
- the fba gene encoding class II fructose-bisphosphate aldolase (catalyzes the reversible aldol condensation of dihydroxyacetonephosphate and glyceraldehyde 3-phosphate in the Calvin cycle, glycolysis, and/or gluconeogenesis) has protein sequence MALISMRQMLDHAAEFGYGVPAFNVNNLEQMRAIMEAADKTDSPVIVQASAGARKYAGAPFLRHLILAAIEEFPHIPVCMHQDHGTSPDVCQRSIQLGFSSVMMDGSLGEDGKTPTSYEYNVDVTKRTVDMAHACGVSVEGELGCLGSLETGMAGEEDGIGAEGVLDHSQMLTDPEEAADFVKRTQVDALAIAIGTSHGAYKFTKPPTGDILAIDRIKEIHKRIPNTHLVMHGSSSVPQEWLAIINQYGGDIKETYGVPVEEIVEGIKYGVRKVNIDTDLRLASTGAMRRMMAEHPSEFDPRKFFAQTVTAMRDICIARYEAFGTAGNASKIKPISLDNMFQRYASGELNAKVN, from the coding sequence ATGGCATTAATCAGCATGCGTCAGATGCTGGATCACGCCGCCGAATTCGGCTACGGCGTACCGGCATTTAATGTGAACAACCTGGAACAGATGCGCGCCATTATGGAAGCCGCCGACAAGACCGACTCTCCGGTGATTGTTCAGGCGTCTGCCGGTGCCCGCAAATACGCAGGCGCGCCTTTCCTGCGTCACCTGATTCTGGCCGCGATCGAAGAGTTTCCGCATATTCCTGTGTGTATGCACCAGGATCACGGTACCTCGCCGGATGTGTGTCAGCGTTCTATCCAGCTGGGCTTCAGCTCAGTGATGATGGACGGTTCTCTGGGTGAAGACGGCAAGACCCCGACTTCTTACGAATACAACGTTGACGTGACCAAGCGCACCGTCGATATGGCGCACGCCTGTGGTGTATCGGTAGAAGGCGAGCTGGGGTGTCTGGGTTCTCTGGAAACCGGTATGGCCGGTGAAGAAGACGGCATCGGTGCCGAAGGCGTACTGGATCACAGCCAGATGCTGACCGATCCGGAAGAAGCCGCTGACTTTGTGAAGCGTACTCAGGTGGATGCTCTGGCGATTGCCATCGGCACCAGCCACGGCGCCTACAAGTTCACCAAGCCACCAACAGGGGATATCCTGGCGATTGACCGCATCAAGGAAATCCACAAGCGCATTCCGAACACTCACCTGGTTATGCACGGTTCTTCTTCTGTGCCACAGGAGTGGCTGGCAATCATTAACCAGTACGGCGGCGACATTAAAGAAACCTACGGTGTACCGGTTGAAGAAATCGTCGAAGGCATCAAGTACGGTGTGCGTAAAGTAAACATCGATACCGACCTGCGTCTGGCCTCTACCGGTGCGATGCGTCGCATGATGGCTGAGCACCCAAGCGAGTTCGATCCGCGTAAATTCTTCGCCCAAACCGTGACTGCAATGCGCGATATCTGTATCGCCCGTTACGAAGCCTTCGGTACTGCCGGTAACGCCTCTAAGATCAAACCGATCTCTCTGGACAACATGTTCCAGCGTTACGCCAGTGGCGAACTGAACGCCAAGGTAAACTAA
- a CDS encoding phospholipase, whose protein sequence is MKHTLALSVSAALTIGAMNAEAFTQPTHKRIVKDAISYMAAHPDTTEYNKLAAAAQAAGYSMEQFAEVLGQGAYDVDDFADTFICGAVTGDCVEAPVWGAGASIVKYTSYWHFQNHTRGGDAHGNDLGGYNYDLLTVWGAVDNLAATWLVGDHLDDGKGGMTGWCFFWSCSEDSEYNSYGITEANYRQGSSSNKGMYADFEKIPFQPIDNLGQHWYNEFWKNPTAQMLGFTLHTTDLLQPHHTWTTSDLNHSGWEGWVEDNYTALDLNNDTLVTSALNTFTPVPANQKDIRPLLTQGGAISYSQGGIVLSSTSSADRTQVAKVVIPHAIAMTVHVLNHAANRF, encoded by the coding sequence ATGAAACACACTCTGGCCCTCTCTGTAAGCGCAGCCCTGACCATCGGCGCAATGAATGCCGAAGCATTTACCCAGCCAACCCATAAGCGCATTGTAAAAGATGCTATCAGCTATATGGCCGCGCATCCGGATACCACCGAATACAACAAGCTGGCTGCCGCAGCACAGGCTGCCGGTTACAGCATGGAACAGTTTGCTGAAGTTCTGGGGCAGGGTGCCTACGATGTGGATGATTTTGCTGACACCTTTATCTGTGGTGCGGTAACCGGTGACTGTGTTGAAGCACCGGTATGGGGCGCAGGTGCTTCCATCGTGAAATACACCTCTTACTGGCACTTCCAGAACCACACCCGCGGTGGTGATGCTCATGGTAATGACCTGGGTGGTTATAACTACGATCTGCTGACCGTCTGGGGTGCTGTGGATAATCTGGCCGCTACCTGGCTGGTGGGCGATCACCTGGATGACGGCAAAGGCGGTATGACCGGCTGGTGCTTCTTCTGGTCCTGCTCTGAAGATTCTGAATACAACAGCTACGGTATTACCGAAGCCAACTACCGTCAGGGCAGCAGTTCCAATAAAGGCATGTATGCCGACTTCGAAAAAATCCCGTTCCAGCCGATCGATAACCTCGGCCAGCACTGGTACAACGAATTCTGGAAAAACCCAACGGCACAGATGCTGGGCTTTACCCTGCACACCACAGACCTGCTGCAGCCGCATCACACCTGGACGACCTCTGACCTGAACCACTCAGGTTGGGAAGGCTGGGTAGAAGACAACTACACCGCACTGGATCTGAATAACGATACGCTGGTGACTTCAGCCCTGAATACTTTCACTCCGGTTCCGGCTAACCAGAAAGATATTCGTCCTCTGCTGACTCAGGGTGGTGCGATCTCTTACAGCCAGGGCGGTATTGTACTGAGCAGTACTTCTTCTGCTGATCGTACTCAGGTTGCCAAGGTTGTGATTCCACACGCCATCGCTATGACGGTACATGTACTGAACCACGCTGCGAATCGTTTTTAA